A genomic region of Campylobacter corcagiensis contains the following coding sequences:
- the uppS gene encoding polyprenyl diphosphate synthase translates to MNDLNHLAIIMDGNGRWAKLKSLARSVGHKNGADTIDKVALTCIDLGIKNLTLYAFSTENWSRPKEEIDFLLNLAKDFIKKKEALFIKNGVKFETKGDISVFDDELKKAISHLKEVTKNGSNLTLALAVNYGSKDEIARAVKKLIKLNLEINEENITQHLDAPQMGNVDLIIRTGGEQRLSNFMLWQGAYAELVFTPTLWPDFNQKELFKIVENYKKIHRKFGGL, encoded by the coding sequence ATGAACGACTTAAATCATTTAGCAATAATAATGGACGGAAATGGACGCTGGGCAAAACTAAAAAGCCTAGCTAGAAGCGTTGGTCATAAAAACGGTGCTGATACGATAGATAAAGTAGCACTAACTTGTATAGATTTAGGCATTAAAAATTTAACTCTTTATGCTTTTAGTACTGAAAACTGGTCTAGACCAAAAGAAGAGATTGATTTTTTATTAAACCTTGCAAAAGATTTTATCAAAAAAAAGGAAGCTCTTTTTATAAAAAACGGCGTTAAATTTGAGACAAAAGGCGATATAAGCGTATTTGATGATGAGTTAAAAAAAGCGATATCTCACCTTAAAGAAGTCACAAAAAATGGCTCAAATTTAACTCTTGCCTTAGCGGTAAACTATGGTTCAAAAGATGAGATAGCAAGGGCTGTAAAAAAACTAATAAAATTAAATTTAGAGATAAATGAAGAAAATATCACACAACATTTAGATGCCCCACAAATGGGCAATGTTGATCTTATCATAAGAACAGGTGGCGAACAAAGACTATCAAATTTTATGCTTTGGCAAGGAGCATATGCTGAGTTAGTTTTTACGCCAACTTTGTGGCCTGATTTTAATCAAAAAGAGCTTTTTAAAATAGTAGAAAATTATAAGAAAATTCATAGAAAGTTTGGTGGATTATGA
- a CDS encoding prepilin peptidase, producing the protein MIFLASLYFVLGLCIASFSNVLIYRMPVIAIKKQKAKEGIDVGEIESISFPSSHCQNCLTPLKWYHNIPVFSWLFLGGKCAFCKSKISIQYPIIELLGGLFMLVGFFIEVGSFNYLELFKALIIGTLFIILLAMSIIDLRYTAAPDELLYTSVVLALLYSFSLKGITDALIIAGIFTLLALIVSLIKRRFAMGSADIFIFAAMGAVLGLNLAFIAIFIAAIVSLPAFFIAAQKDYELPFIPFLSFGLFVTYSLEMQILDILNQIYG; encoded by the coding sequence ATGATTTTTTTAGCATCTCTTTACTTTGTTTTAGGTCTTTGTATTGCCTCTTTTTCAAATGTTTTAATCTACAGAATGCCAGTTATTGCCATTAAAAAACAAAAAGCTAAAGAAGGCATTGATGTTGGCGAAATTGAAAGTATTTCTTTTCCTTCATCTCACTGCCAAAACTGCCTTACGCCACTAAAATGGTATCACAATATACCAGTTTTTTCGTGGCTTTTTTTAGGTGGAAAGTGTGCTTTTTGTAAGAGTAAAATTTCTATACAATACCCAATAATAGAGCTTTTAGGCGGGCTTTTTATGCTTGTTGGATTTTTTATAGAAGTTGGTTCGTTTAACTATTTAGAACTTTTTAAAGCTTTAATTATAGGAACGCTTTTTATAATTCTTCTTGCTATGAGTATAATCGACCTTCGCTATACAGCAGCTCCAGACGAGCTTTTATATACCAGTGTTGTCTTAGCTCTTTTATACTCTTTTAGTCTTAAAGGCATAACTGATGCTTTAATAATAGCAGGAATTTTTACACTTTTAGCTTTGATTGTTAGCCTTATAAAAAGACGCTTTGCCATGGGATCAGCTGATATATTTATATTTGCAGCTATGGGGGCAGTTTTAGGACTAAATTTAGCATTTATAGCGATATTTATAGCAGCTATTGTCTCACTTCCTGCGTTTTTTATAGCAGCACAAAAAGATTATGAACTTCCGTTTATTCCGTTTTTATCATTTGGGCTTTTTGTTACTTACTCCTTAGAGATGCAAATTTTAGATATTTTAAACCAAATTTACGGATAG